The following are encoded in a window of Halalkalicoccus jeotgali B3 genomic DNA:
- a CDS encoding transposase codes for MVAAALVADATGYNDQPRFFEGEPDGSGDGLDGFVADVTTIAQAQCERWKSYADIETLICHLPIDHLTFATHDSLAPYSGRYPMAVHVRAALLKELNGWDETALHDHLRAHPSLRQKLGFESLPNQSTFWRAWNERFSEQLRDAVQECADTIVRAARACEVSLPDRIETHGPADSDPDSRPKHQLVAAKTDEVWQQAKPFVTDAFALDRGQNWQIHESAFWEQHAYMGMREDMYARSGPASFSLDTTRERIPTGSTHRYQIGKLSVGGIREMLRNTTRMLIARARQNGELGGPVFAAIDVTKGFPFTGDEEGHEDDILGYKDGNDYYQWAVLKIVGMDVPLVLDIVPRERGQSKDEIVEKLLEHTTQMVDIDLVMMDREFDSDPVKETCEEHGLHYLNPTRIFTNSDEAETIEWMYRNGKRFHVTEEKADEGTLTRKQVYLPKRSNSDNEDEDDDLSAVWTEICGEWGFEDVEGEPSEGMSFSRLLADIQREEDIEERKQRAQNGDVDTSETVVFETNHPYVTTRDADGQQMNGKEFIHMIERLIRWYRHRWGIENGFKKQKHFMVRTTSTERDYRFFNFAFACVLYNVWRLVDLLVKIAIDGENRTYKPRVDANQFLTVAKQYHGLDPPD; via the coding sequence ATGGTGGCAGCGGCTCTCGTCGCCGACGCCACCGGCTACAACGACCAGCCCCGGTTTTTCGAGGGCGAACCCGACGGGAGTGGTGATGGTCTCGACGGTTTCGTCGCGGATGTCACGACCATCGCACAGGCACAGTGCGAGCGGTGGAAGAGCTACGCCGATATCGAGACGCTGATCTGCCACCTCCCGATCGATCATCTCACGTTCGCCACACACGATTCGTTAGCGCCGTATTCGGGGCGATATCCGATGGCAGTCCACGTTCGAGCGGCTCTGCTCAAGGAACTCAACGGCTGGGACGAAACCGCACTCCACGACCACCTCCGAGCCCATCCCTCGCTCCGTCAAAAGCTCGGCTTTGAGTCGCTCCCGAATCAATCGACGTTCTGGCGTGCGTGGAACGAACGTTTCAGCGAACAACTTCGTGACGCCGTACAGGAGTGTGCCGATACGATTGTGAGGGCCGCACGCGCCTGTGAGGTGTCGCTTCCCGATCGGATCGAGACTCACGGACCGGCTGACTCCGACCCCGACAGCCGTCCCAAGCACCAGCTTGTCGCCGCAAAGACCGACGAGGTCTGGCAGCAGGCCAAACCGTTCGTGACCGACGCCTTCGCGCTTGACCGCGGCCAGAACTGGCAGATTCATGAGAGCGCCTTCTGGGAACAGCACGCCTACATGGGGATGCGCGAGGACATGTACGCGCGCAGCGGCCCCGCCTCGTTCTCGCTTGATACGACACGAGAGCGGATTCCCACGGGATCGACCCACCGCTATCAGATCGGGAAGCTCTCAGTCGGGGGGATTCGGGAGATGCTGCGCAACACCACGCGGATGTTGATCGCTCGCGCCCGCCAGAACGGCGAGCTCGGCGGGCCGGTCTTTGCGGCTATCGACGTGACCAAGGGATTCCCGTTCACTGGCGACGAAGAGGGCCACGAGGACGACATCCTCGGCTACAAGGACGGCAACGACTACTACCAGTGGGCCGTGCTCAAGATCGTTGGGATGGACGTCCCGCTCGTGCTCGACATTGTCCCGCGCGAACGAGGCCAATCGAAAGACGAGATCGTGGAGAAACTGCTGGAACACACGACCCAAATGGTGGATATCGACCTCGTGATGATGGACCGTGAGTTCGACAGCGACCCAGTGAAAGAGACCTGTGAAGAACACGGCCTCCACTACCTGAATCCGACGCGCATCTTCACGAACAGCGACGAGGCCGAGACCATCGAGTGGATGTACCGCAACGGCAAACGGTTCCACGTCACGGAGGAGAAAGCCGACGAGGGGACGCTCACGCGTAAGCAGGTCTACCTCCCGAAACGGTCGAACTCGGACAACGAGGATGAAGACGACGATCTCTCGGCAGTCTGGACGGAGATATGCGGCGAGTGGGGGTTCGAGGACGTGGAGGGCGAACCGAGCGAAGGGATGTCGTTCTCGCGGCTGCTCGCGGACATCCAACGCGAGGAAGACATCGAAGAGCGCAAGCAGAGAGCACAGAACGGAGACGTCGACACCAGCGAAACCGTCGTCTTCGAGACGAACCACCCCTACGTGACCACCCGCGACGCCGACGGTCAGCAGATGAACGGAAAGGAGTTCATTCACATGATCGAGCGGCTGATCCGGTGGTATCGGCACCGTTGGGGTATTGAGAACGGCTTCAAGAAGCAGAAACACTTCATGGTGCGAACCACCTCGACCGAACGCGACTATCGGTTCTTCAATTTCGCGTTCGCGTGCGTCCTCTATAACGTCTGGCGGCTGGTGGACCTGCTCGTGAAGATCGCCATCGACGGCGAGAACCGCACATACAAGCCCCGAGTGGATGCGAACCAATTTCTGACCGTGGCGAAGCAGTACCACGGGCTCGATCCGCCTGACTGA
- a CDS encoding DUF7509 family protein, with product MREYDGKPMRDVLLERLPVAPYPNFLVYMMGPYTKFELEYVLSEETDSEDVKADLGAFSTADQEFITELENLCSFLRDDPGVNAFIATDPEIPLPENKDDEEPVMNAIAQSKAYAEASNAIAFVLPIAGLRDGVSAEIGAVLESMDLENSDPGPSVKDPRRFRIFAEAGITSTTIYATEDEYSVPIVEYSSKEQLRKELHEFVTDVAILEQNGILPPVQEESNEETS from the coding sequence ATGCGCGAGTATGATGGGAAGCCGATGCGAGACGTTCTCCTTGAGCGACTTCCTGTTGCCCCTTATCCGAACTTTCTCGTCTATATGATGGGCCCATACACGAAATTCGAGCTGGAGTACGTCCTTTCAGAAGAGACGGACTCAGAGGATGTCAAGGCCGATCTTGGTGCATTTAGCACTGCTGATCAGGAATTCATTACTGAACTCGAGAACCTCTGTTCGTTCCTTCGAGACGACCCAGGTGTGAATGCATTCATCGCTACCGATCCCGAGATTCCCCTTCCTGAGAACAAAGACGACGAAGAGCCGGTGATGAATGCTATTGCACAGTCAAAAGCATATGCTGAAGCCAGCAATGCTATCGCGTTCGTTCTTCCGATCGCTGGCCTCCGAGACGGAGTAAGTGCGGAAATAGGGGCGGTACTTGAGTCAATGGATCTAGAAAATAGTGATCCCGGTCCCTCAGTGAAGGATCCACGTCGATTTCGAATTTTCGCCGAAGCTGGAATTACGAGTACGACGATCTACGCCACAGAAGACGAATATAGCGTGCCGATCGTGGAGTACAGTTCTAAAGAACAGTTACGAAAGGAGCTTCATGAGTTCGTGACGGATGTCGCTATCCTCGAGCAGAACGGAATCCTTCCTCCAGTGCAAGAAGAGAGTAACGAAGAAACGTCCTAG
- a CDS encoding recombinase family protein, producing the protein MQIAAYVRVSTDDQNENRQMRAIRQKYNGEETSNQIEWFCDLGESGASTSRQEYQRLREHVAEYDVVVAHELDRLGRSFADLAGFVEDLREKGIDIDLVNQPIGTVGEDDWMAEMMLNMMMVFADAERKMIRSRVQEGIDAAIADGKRVGRPPFGYTVEDGFLQQIPAEYVRAQTFIREVRKGREKHATAAFFEIPESAVQSVLARAEANYDVPFDNDQWRLERAKVSAGEKDLPPLDGQSEHPPAPTRRPEQ; encoded by the coding sequence ATGCAGATCGCCGCCTACGTCCGCGTCTCGACCGACGACCAGAACGAGAATCGCCAGATGCGTGCGATCCGACAGAAGTACAACGGGGAGGAGACCTCGAACCAGATCGAGTGGTTCTGTGACCTCGGTGAAAGTGGGGCCTCAACGTCGCGCCAGGAATACCAGCGCCTCCGCGAGCACGTTGCCGAGTACGATGTAGTGGTCGCGCACGAGCTCGATCGGCTCGGTCGGTCGTTCGCCGACCTCGCCGGGTTCGTCGAGGACCTCCGCGAGAAGGGCATCGACATCGACCTCGTGAACCAACCTATCGGGACCGTCGGGGAGGACGACTGGATGGCCGAGATGATGCTCAACATGATGATGGTGTTCGCCGATGCCGAGCGCAAGATGATTCGCTCGCGTGTCCAGGAGGGCATCGACGCCGCCATCGCCGACGGCAAGCGCGTTGGTCGCCCACCCTTCGGCTACACCGTCGAGGACGGCTTCCTCCAGCAGATTCCCGCCGAATACGTTCGTGCCCAGACGTTTATCCGCGAGGTGCGCAAGGGCCGCGAGAAACACGCCACCGCCGCCTTTTTCGAAATTCCCGAGTCAGCCGTCCAGAGCGTCCTCGCACGGGCCGAGGCGAACTACGACGTCCCGTTCGACAACGACCAGTGGCGACTCGAACGCGCAAAGGTCAGCGCTGGCGAGAAGGACCTCCCGCCGCTCGATGGCCAGAGCGAACACCCACCCGCACCGACGAGAAGACCAGAACAGTAA
- a CDS encoding ParA family protein, with protein MSTGEFEGLPGAAISLLKGGVGKSTIALNIADRLAARGHETVLIDLDKDGHMTTQLGYDDAYDRDTNLGDAVIDGEDPRELLIETEFGVYLLPSNDDLENVETRLKDERFADVKLRRNVVEPLIQNGFDYVIIDAAGGRGKLSDNALIAVQRVIIPLIPRAGSINGLNKMIGRQISPIRENIGLDILAVTPNMIRETMGQHNEHRILVENLNREFGSFVPKYAQIDPDIFDALDDPERSIDEVPKPGIRERTAISRAFKQGLPVSEFDEDCDQIPNFDYLADLVEEHSHD; from the coding sequence ATGAGTACTGGAGAGTTCGAAGGACTTCCTGGTGCAGCAATTTCCCTCCTGAAGGGTGGGGTGGGAAAGTCCACAATCGCACTCAATATCGCTGATCGGCTCGCAGCTCGAGGTCATGAGACTGTCTTGATTGATCTCGATAAAGATGGCCATATGACCACTCAGCTGGGGTATGATGATGCGTACGACCGAGATACAAATCTTGGCGATGCAGTCATCGACGGTGAAGATCCCCGCGAGTTACTTATCGAGACGGAATTCGGAGTCTATCTCTTGCCTTCGAACGACGATCTGGAGAACGTAGAAACGAGGTTGAAGGACGAACGATTTGCAGACGTGAAGCTTCGTCGGAACGTAGTTGAACCACTGATCCAAAACGGGTTCGATTACGTAATCATTGACGCAGCAGGCGGCCGAGGTAAACTGTCCGACAATGCACTCATCGCTGTCCAACGGGTAATCATCCCGCTTATTCCCCGTGCAGGCTCGATCAATGGACTGAATAAGATGATCGGACGTCAGATTTCGCCGATTCGAGAGAATATTGGTCTCGATATCCTCGCCGTGACGCCTAATATGATTCGGGAGACGATGGGTCAGCACAACGAGCATCGAATTCTCGTTGAGAACCTCAATCGAGAATTCGGCTCCTTTGTTCCCAAATATGCTCAGATTGATCCAGATATTTTCGATGCGCTTGACGATCCAGAACGCAGTATCGATGAGGTCCCGAAGCCTGGGATCCGTGAACGAACGGCTATTTCTCGGGCTTTCAAACAGGGACTACCAGTCTCGGAATTCGACGAGGACTGCGATCAGATCCCGAACTTCGACTACTTAGCGGATCTCGTGGAGGAACACAGTCATGACTGA
- a CDS encoding winged helix-turn-helix domain-containing protein: MASTGADTDVEGNTASQLIADVTAELLEETNPQELSDFTDRFKAVAHPLRFAILYRLRDADGMSAKELSNMTGRSGNALHSHLDKLVETNLVTHWKQTDPEKHQPYSYYAISGLGARTIDFAVELVAHEGEAFEEYQ; the protein is encoded by the coding sequence ATGGCAAGCACAGGAGCGGATACCGATGTGGAGGGGAATACGGCTTCACAGCTCATTGCTGACGTTACAGCAGAGCTACTCGAAGAGACGAATCCACAGGAGTTGTCCGATTTCACTGATCGATTTAAGGCGGTAGCTCATCCGCTGCGATTCGCCATTTTGTATCGACTTCGGGACGCCGATGGCATGAGTGCAAAGGAACTCTCTAACATGACTGGCCGAAGCGGAAACGCCCTCCATTCACATCTTGACAAGCTTGTAGAAACTAATCTTGTCACACACTGGAAACAGACGGATCCTGAGAAACATCAGCCCTACTCTTACTATGCAATCAGTGGCCTTGGAGCACGAACTATCGACTTCGCAGTGGAATTAGTAGCTCACGAAGGGGAGGCTTTCGAGGAGTATCAATAA